The region CAATTAAACCTTCGAAGTGAGGAGCATATTTCTGATATTTATTTTGCAAGAAAAAAGGGATTTCAAGGCCTTTTACTACCATAATAAATACATCTAATAAAACGTCCATATTATCGCTTAATGCAAACTCTCCAGATTTAATTCCTTGTGTGATAATTTTTTTGATATTCTCTTTTTCCCATTCATCTAATTCATTTCTTAAATCATCGATAAAGTCGAAATGTTCAAAAAAGTCGGCTTTTATTGTTTCGTGATAGTTGGCGGCTCTGTTTAAGATCTCCATTCTTTTTATAAGATACGCTTTTATTTTTCCAGTGGCGCTTA is a window of Bacteroidales bacterium DNA encoding:
- a CDS encoding TetR/AcrR family transcriptional regulator, whose protein sequence is MHFKTDLVSLIKIEIMAIDDTRNKILSVANKLFSQFGFHKTSMDEIAKIARKAKGSLYYHFAGKEELFKEVVSNEIVNLKIQLSIIVKDKNLSATGKIKAYLIKRMEILNRAANYHETIKADFFEHFDFIDDLRNELDEWEKENIKKIITQGIKSGEFALSDNMDVLLDVFIMVVKGLEIPFFLQNKYQKYAPHFEGLI